In the Limanda limanda chromosome 10, fLimLim1.1, whole genome shotgun sequence genome, one interval contains:
- the fermt3b gene encoding fermitin family homolog 3b, with translation MAAWDLAVTVEDLGPDSPPVNLSVTSELHVGGVILKLVEKTQIKRDWSDHALWWEQKQRWLLRTSWTLEKYEIHADARLLFMPRHKPLKLGLPNGITLRLHACFSGPVFQTVMGICRMLNIRHPEEFSLLRPVEEKKKKKDKDSAEEIYDLTEVPLSSVSRPCLYNGMPAHFADSPQMEAIYKMLSVTQPPPAPEVIAKQYRAASVVDKAHINGRWLDSSHCLMQQGIRENDRLWLRFKYFAFYDIEPKYDVVRLTQLYEQARWNILLEDIDCTEEEMMLFGALQYHISKVSQSEPQMLSSNAAMDDLDSALQCLEVKMEGESSSASDLLENMTAPELNDYLKIFRPKRLTLKGYKQYWFKFQDTSISYFKSKEESIGEPIQQINLKGCEVAPDVNVASQKFQIRLLIPAPEGMNEVYLRCENKQQYAQWMAACRLASKCKSLADSSFQSEIQSIHSFLAMQQTNPGSHGNAPASDESINTHSLVSPRYHKKYKTKQLTPRILDAYQNVAQLSLTDAVTRFLQIWQALPDFGLSYFVVRFKGSRKDEVMGIAPNRLIRIDLGVGDVVKTWRYNNMKQWNVNWDIRQMAIEFEGNINIAFSCVTADCKIVHEFIGGYIFMSTRSREKSDTLNEELFHKLTGGHEAL, from the exons atGGCAGCGTGGGACCTGGCAGTCACAGTGGAGGATCTGGGGCCCGATTCCCCACCTGTCAACCTCAGCGTGACCTCTGAACTCCACGTCGGAGGGGTCATCCTCAAGCTGGTGGAAAAGACAC agaTCAAGCGGGATTGGTCGGACCATGCCCTGTGGTGGGAGCAGAAGCAGCGGTGGCTGCTGAGGACGTCCTGGACTCTGGAGAAATACGAAATCCATGCTGATGCTCGGCTGCTTTTCATGCCCCGGCACAAGCCCCTGAAGCTGGGTCTGCCCAACGGCATCACCCTGAGGCTCCACGCCTGCTTCTCCGGCCCCGTCTTCCAGACCGTGATGGGCATCTGCAGGATGCTCA ACATCCGTCACCCTGAGGAGTTCTCCCTCCTTCGGCCTgtagaggagaaaaagaagaagaaagacaaagactcAGCAGAGGAGATCTACGACCTGACCGAGGTGCCGCTCTCCTCAG TGTCCCGGCCTTGTCTGTACAACGGCATGCCAGCTCACTTTGCTGACTCACCTCAGATGGAGGCAATCTACAAGATGCTGTCGGTTACTCAGCCTCCGCCCGCCCCAGAAGTCATAGCCAAGCAGTACCGCGCAGCCAGCGTGGTAGACAAGGCCCATATCAATGGCAG GTGGTTGGACTCATCCCATTGTCTTATGCAGCAGGGCATCCGAGAAAATGATCGACTCTGGCTTCGCTTCAAATACTTTGCCTTCTATGACATAGAacccaag TACGATGTTGTGCGTCTGACCCAACTTTATGAGCAGGCTCGCTGGAACATCCTGCTGGAGGACATCGACTGCaccgaggaggagatgatgctGTTCGGAGCTCTGCAG TACCACATCAGTAAGGTGTCTCAGTCGGAGCCCCAGATGTTGAGCTCAAATGCAGCCATGGACGACCTGGATTCAGCCCTGCAGTGTCTAGAAGTcaagatggaaggagagagcAGCTCCGCCTCCGATCTGCTG GAAAACATGACTGCACCAGAACTGAATGACTATCTGAAGATATTCAG ACCGAAGAGGCTGACACTGAAGGGATACAAACAATACTGGTTCAAGTTCCAGGATACATCCATCTCATATTTCAAGAGCAAAGAGGAGAGCATCGGAGAGCCCATCCAACAGATAAACCTCAAAG GGTGTGAAGTGGCGCCAGACGTTAACGTGGCTTCACAGAAGTTCCAAATCAGACTCCTGATACCAGCACCTGAGGGAATGAACGAGGTCTATCTGCGCTGTGAAAAC AAGCAGCAGTATGCTCAGTGGATGGCTGCATGTCGGCTGGCCTCCAAATGCAAGAGTCTCGCCGACAGTAGTTTCCAGAGTGAAATACAGAGCATCCACTCTTTCCTGGCAATGCAGCAAACCAACCCTGGTTCCCACGGTAACGCACCTGCCAGTGATGAAAGCATCAATACCCACAGTCTGGTATCGCCACGCTACCACAAGAAGTACAAAACCAAACAG CTGACCCCTCGTATCCTGGACGCGTACCAGAACGTGGCTCAGCTCTCGCTGACTGATGCAGTGACGCGCTTCCTGCAGATCTGGCAGGCTCTTCCGGACTTTGGTCTCTCATACTTCGTTGTCAG GTTCAAAGGTAGCCGAAAAGACGAGGTAATGGGCATCGCCCCGAACCGTCTAATCCGCATTGACCTGGGAGTGGGTGATGTGGTCAAGACATGGCGTTACAACAACATGAAGCAGTGGAACGTCAACTGGGACATACGACAG ATGGCCATCGAGTTTGAGGGCAACATCAACATCGCGTTTAGCTGCGTGACTGCTGACTGTAAAATTGTTCATGAGTTTATTGGAGGCTACATTTTCATGTCAACACGCAGTCGTGAGAAGAGCGACACGCTCAATGAGGAACTCTTTCACAAGTTGACCGGAGGCCATGAAGCTCTCTGA
- the flrt1b gene encoding leucine-rich repeat transmembrane protein FLRT1, translating to MAAESLAELRDWLFLLLLCLTLLAEVLELAAAAIAMETGEGDEGIVCPSVCRCDEGFVYCNDRGLSLIPPLPLTAAILYLQSNRLSNAGLPPSLERSNSIRVIYLYANQLDEFPLHLPPSLRELHLQDNNIRTLPRSSLAKLPLLERLHLDDNSISTVSIQERAFSGTPRLRLLFLSRNHLSSIPAGMPASLEELRLDDNRINTIPTHAFRGLSSLRRLVLDGNLLANTRIADDTFSRLSNLTELSLVRNALQSPPVKLPSAHLIKLHLQDNGMTHIPRGTLDGMRRLQRLDLSGNNLTSLPRGLLKDTESLEMLLVRGNPWYCGCNLRWLNAWLHSRGAGVTVRGLSCQGPEPVRGQLLRDLTDLMEQCEGPPVGPSTGVGVNPAEKDGGSEDGVGGGQAVASDPHGSTTTSSLLVSTQGSLFTLRARRPGIVMPLPPSEGGHISGEALELTVKPLSSDSVLVSWLCPQPVPSFRLSWLRLGSSASLGSITETLVPGERTQYLLNQLSPHSHYLICLLPLRQEHSFGGSSMGSSRSGSMDTDSKDSSPACAQIETGAALISSGGEGSDKDGQDSEITALPLAGIIGGATALVSLLLIFGIFCWYGQRAGYMSGDSGSYSRGRGGKTYDDYVESGTKKDTSILEIRAPPPGFQMTTMAHQPLQPKLEDVTYIHTIFPSSSSSSQANGTYRSTHGAGSLNGTILSQTSHHHVTYGTNRGYRDGGIPDIDYAYT from the coding sequence ATGGCAGCTGAGAGTCTTGCTGAGCTCCGCGACTGGCTCTTTCTGCTTCTCCTGTGCCTCACCTTATTGGCTGAGGTGCTGGAACTGGCGGCAGCGGCAATTGCCATGGAGACGGGCGAGGGAGATGAGGGCATTGTTTGTCCCTCAGTGTGCCGCTGTGATGAGGGTTTTGTCTACTGCAACGACCGTGGCCTCAGCCTAATTCCTCCACTACCGTTAACAGCTGCCATCCTCTACTTGCAGAGCAACCGGCTGAGTAATGCCGGACTGCCTCCCTCACTGGAACGTAGTAATTCCATACGAGTGATTTACCTGTATGCTAACCAATTAGATGAATTCCCTTTACACCTCCCGCCTTCATTACGAGAGCTCCATTTGCAGGATAATAATATACGAACGTTACCGCGGTCAAGTTTGGCCAAATTACCATTGCTAGAACGTTTACACCTGGATGATAACTCTATATCTACGGTTAGCATCCAGGAGAGAGCTTTTTCGGGGACTCCACGGCTTCGACTGCTGTTTCTGTCTCGAAACCACCTGTCAAGCATCCCTGCGGGCATGCCAGCTTCCTTGGAAGAGTTGCGACTTGATGACAACAGAATCAACACCATACCCACACATGCCTTCCGGGGGCTCTCCTCACTGCGGCGCTTAGTCCTGGATGGGAACCTGTTGGCCAACACACGCATTGCAGATGACACGTTTTCCCGTCTCTCCAACCTGACTGAGCTGTCGCTGGTCAGGAATGCCCTGCAGTCACCACCTGTCAAACTGCCTTCAGCTCACCTGATAAAACTCCATTTGCAAGACAATGGAATGACCCACATACCAAGGGGGACACTTGATGGGATGCGGCGGCTACAGAGGCTTGACCTGTCAGGAAACAATCTGACCAGTCTCCCCCGAGGACTACTGAAGGACACAGAAAGCCTTGAGATGCTACTAGTGCGAGGAAACCCCTGGTACTGTGGGTGCAACCTTCGCTGGCTAAACGCCTGGCTGCACAGCCGGGGGGCAGGAGTGACAGTCAGAGGTCTGAGCTGTCAAGGGCCTGAGCCTGTAAGGGGCCAGCTCTTGCGAGACCTAACTGACCTGATGGAGCAGTGTGAAGGCCCTCCTGTTGGTCCCAGCACTGGAGTCGGGGTGAACCCAGCAGAAAAAgatggaggaagtgaagacggtgTTGGAGGTGGCCAAGCAGTGGCTTCAGATCCACATGGCAGCACCACCACTTCCTCTCTGTTGGTCTCCACACAAGGTTCCCTCTTTACCCTGCGAGCCAGGCGGCCGGGCATTGTTATGCCTCTGCCTCCCAGTGAAGGAGGACATATATCTGGAGAGGCCTTGGAGCTGACTGTAAAACCTCTCTCTTCAGACAGTGTACTGGTCAGTTGGCTGTGTCCACAACCAGTACCCTCCTTCCGCTTGTCGTGGCTGAGATTGGGTAGCAGTGCATCTCTTGGTTCAATAACGGAGACTTTGGTTCCTGGGGAGAGGACACAGTACCTCCTTAACCAGCTCAGCCCACATTCACATTACCTCATCTGCCTGCTGCCACTACGACAGGAGCACTCCTTTGGGGGTTCTAGCATGGGTTCATCGCGATCTGGCAGCATGGACACGGACAGTAAAGACTCATCCCCTGCCTGTGCTCAAATAGAGACTGGAGCTGCTCTGATTAGCTCAGGAGGGGAGGGGTCAGATAAAGATGGCCAGGACTCAGAGATAACAGCCCTGCCATTAGCTGGGATCATAGGGGGTGCTACAGCATTGGTAAGCCTGTTGTTGATATTTGGCATCTTTTGCTGGTATGGACAGAGGGCAGGTTACATGTCCGGGGACTCGGGCTCATACAGCAGGGGCCGAGGTGGAAAAACTTATGATGACTATGTAGAATCGGGCACCAAGAAAGACACTTCCATTTTAGAGATCAGGGCCCCTCCTCCAGGGTTTCAGATGACAACTATGGCCCATCAGCCACTGCAACCGAAGCTGGAGGATGTCACCTATATCCACACcattttcccctcctcttcttcttcctcccaaGCTAACGGGACCTACCGGAGCACCCACGGGGCGGGCAGCCTAAATGGCACCATTCTCAGCCAAACCAGCCACCATCATGTCACTTATGGCACCAACCGTGGCTACAGAGATGGGGGTATCCCCGACATAGATTATGCCTACACGTGA